GCTCCGATTTCACCTATGTCTCGACCGCCGGTGGCGCATTTCTTGAATGGATGGAAGGCAAGCCCCTGCCTGGCGTCGAAGTTTTGCGCACCAAGTAAGTTAGTTGGCCGGAAGGCCCAAACGGGAGAAAAACACAGATGGCTCGGATCACGTTGCGTCAATTGCTCGACCATGCTGCGGAGAACGAGTACGGCGTGCCGGCCTTCAACATCAACAACATGGAGCAGGCGCTGGCGATCATGGACGCGGCCAACCAGGTCGACGCGCCCGTCATCATCCAGGCCTCGCGCGGCGCGCGCTCCTACGCCAACGATGTCATGCTCAAGCACATGATGGACGCGGTGACCGAGATCTATCCGCACATCCCGGTCTGCGTGCATCTCGACCACGGCAATGAGCCGGCGACCTGCATGACCGCGATCCAGGCCGGCTTCACCTCCGTCATGATGGACGGCTCGCTGAAGGCCGACGGCAAGACCCCTGGTGACTGGGGCTACAATGTCGGCGTCACCAAGACCGTGACCGACATGGCCCATCTCGGCGGCATCTCGGTGGAAGGCGAACTCGGCGTGCTCGGCTCGCTCGAGACCGGCATGGGCGACAAGGAAGACGGCCACGGCGCCGAGGGCAAGCTGTCGCACGACCAGCTCCTGACCAACCCCGACGAGGCCGTGAAGTTCGTCAAGGAGACCCAGGTCGACGCTCTCGCGATCGCGATGGGCACCTCGCACGGCGCCTACAAGTTCACCCGCAAGCCGGACGGCGACATCCTCGCCATGAACGTGATCGAGGAGATCCACCGCAAGCTGCCGAACACGCATCTTGTGATGCACGGCTCCTCGTCGGTGCCGCAGGAGCTTCAGGAGATCATCAACGCCAACGGCGGCAAGATGAAGCCGACCTGGGGCGTGCCGGTCGCCGAGATCCAGCGCGGTATCAAGAACGGCGTGCGCAAGATCAACATCGACACCGACAACCGCATGGCGATGACCGGCCAGATCCGCAAGGTCCTGAAGGACAATCCGGAAGAGTTCGATCCGCGCAAGTACCTGAAGCCGGCCATGGAAGCCATGACCAAGCTGTGCAAGCAGCGGCTCCAGGAGTTCAACACCGCAGGCCAGGCCTCCAAGATCAAGCGCGTCCTGACGACAGCCGAAATGGCCAAGCGCTACGCCAAGGGCGAGTTCACCCCGAAGATCGCGTGATCTATCCCTCCCTCTCCCCGCCCTTCGCGGGGAGAGGGTCGGGGTGAGGGGCTGCCTCAGCGAATGCGGTAACAGTGGATTCGCGGAGAGTCCCCCTCACCCGGATTTTACGCTTCGCGTAAAATCCGACCTCTCCCCGCAAGCGGGGCGAGGTGAACGGTCGCCAGCCAGACCCAACGCATACCCAGCCGATCCCCCCCTTTACCCTGCGACCAACGTTAACTCGGCAATTGCCCGAGAACGGTCTATTTTCGCGGGCAAGGCAGAATCGTTTTGGGAGGACCTCTCGATGAATCTGACTGAGCTCAACAAGATCGCACAGGCCATGGTTACGCCCGGCAAGGGCATCCTCGCCGCCGACGAATCCTCCGGCACCATCAAGAAGCGTTTTGACGCGATCGGCGTGGAATCCACCGAAGACAACCGCCGCGACTACCGCGAGATGCTGTTTCGTTCCAAGGACGCCATGAGCCAGCACATCTCCGGCGTCATCCTCTATGACGAGACGATCTGGCAGAACGCCCGCGACGGCACCCCGCTGGTGAAGCTGATCGAAGAGAGCGGCGCGATTCCCGGCATCAAGGTGGATGAAGGCACGCAAGCCCTGCCGATGTGCGCCGGCGAGCTCGTCACCGTCGGGCTGGACAAGCTCGCCGACCGCCTCAAGAAGTACTACGAGCGCGGGGCGCGCTTCGCCAAATGGCGCGCGGTGATCGACATCGGCAGCGGCACTGGCGGCCGGGGCATCCCCTCGATGACCGCGATCAGCGTCAACGCGCATGCGCTGGCGCGCTATGCGGCGCTTTGCCAGGCCGCGCAGATCGTGCCAATCGTCGAGCCGGAAGTGCTGATGGACGGCGACCACGACATCGACCGCTGCTATGACGTCACGCAGCGCGTGCTCAACAAGACGTTCCAGGAATTGCGCGTGCAGCGCGTCGCGCTCGAAGGCATGGTGCTGAAGCCCAACATGGCAGTCTCAGGCAAGAAGTGCGGCAAGCAGGCCTCCGTTGCGGAGGTTGCCGAGAAGACCGTGCGCCTCCTCAAGGCCTGCGTGCCGGCCGCAGTGCCCGGCATCGCATTCCTCTCCGGAGGCCAATCCGACGAGGAGGCAACCGCGCATCTCGATGCCATGAACAGGCTTGGCCCGCTGCCGTGGCGGCTGACCTTCTCCTATGGCCGCGCGCTCCAGGCCGCGCCGCAGAAGGCCTGGTCGGGCAAGGCAGAAAACGTCGCGGCGGGTCAAAGGGCCTTCGCCCATCGCGCGCGGATGAATGCGCTCGCCAGCCGCGGCGAATGGGACAGCGGGCTCGAAAAGAAGGCGGCCTAGACTTGTCGAACAACTCCGCTCCCGCGCGCCCGGCGCCGCGGCTTTATCTCGCGACGCCGCTCGTCGACGATCCCGCTTCGCTTCTCGGCGAGCTGCCCGCTCTGCTCGCCGCCGCCGACGTCGCCGCCGTGCTGGTGCGGCTGAAGGAAACCGACCAGCGCACGATGATCTCGCGGGTGAAGGCGCTGGCGCCGGTCGTCCAGAAGACCGGCGCGGCGTTGCTGCTCGACGGCCATGTCGAGCTGGTCGCGCGCGGCGGGGCCGACGGCGCGCATCTGACCGGCATCGCCGCGCTCGAAGAGGCCATGCCGTCGCTGAAACCGGATCGCATCGCCGGCGTCGGCGGGCTCGCCACGCGGCATGATTCCATGAGCGCAGGCGAGATGGGCGCGGATTACGTGCTGTTCGGCGAGCCCGACGCAGACGGCCAGCGGCCCTCGGTGCAGGCGATCGCGGAACGGCTCGACTGGTGGGCCGAGCTGTTCGAGCCGCCTTGCATCGGCTTTGCCACCACATTGGCGGAAGCCTTCGAGTTCGCCACCGCGGGCGCGGATTTCGTGCTGGTCGGCGATTTCATCTGGGCCGATCCGCGCGGGCCGAAGGCTGCGCTCATCGACGCGGAAGCCGCGATCAAGAAGGCCTATGCGGATGCGCCCGCAAACCGGGAGCATGGCTAGCAGCCGATCATGAAGCCCCTGCTCTCCACATCGTTCCTGACGCTGTTACTCCTCGCCACGCCTGCGACCGCGCAGCTCTCCCTGACACCGCCGGCGGCAACGCCCAGCCCCGCGCCCGAGAAGCCCAAGGACAATTCCAAGGAAAACTCCAAGGAAAAATCTGCGGCCAAGCCGCACGCGATCACCAAGAAGAAGGAGGCCGCGCCGGCGCCAAAGCCGTCGGCCTCGCCAAGCCCGCCGCCGGCCGCGACCGTGATTCCGGCACCGGCGACCGACAACTCCAATGCCGATCTTGTCTACGGCGCCTATCAGCGCGGCCAGTACAAGACCGCCTTCGATCTTGCCACCGCGCGCGCGCAAACCGGTGATCCCAAGGCGATGACCATGCTGGGCCAGCTCTATTCCAACGCGCTCGGCATCAAGCGCGATTACGCCAAGGCGAACGAATGGTACAAGCGCGCCTCCGATGCGGGCGACCGTCAGGCGATGTTGGAGCTCGCGATGATGCGGATGGCCGGCCGCGGCGGCCCGGTCGACAAGGGCGATGCGGTAAAACTGCTCGCCTCCTCCGCCAAGCTCGGCGAGCCCAAGGCCGCCTACAATCTCGCACTGCTCTATCTCGACGGGCAGACGCTGCCGCAGGACGTCAAGCGCTCGGCCGAACTGCTGCGCCAGGCCGCGGACGCCGGCCTGCCCGAGGCGCAATACGCGCTGGCAACCTTCTACAAGGAAGGCACCGGCGTGCCGAAGGACATCGAGCGCGCGGTACGGCTGCTCCAGGCCGCCTCGCTTGCCGACAATGTCGATGCCGAGGTCGAATATGCGATCGCGCTGTTCAATGGCACCGGCACGCCGAAGAATATGCCCGCCGCGGTGGCCATGCTCCGCAAGGCGGCCCGGCAAAACAGCCCGATCGCGCAGAACCGGCTGGCCTTGGTGCTGATCAACGGCATGGGCACGCAGGCCGACAAGATCGAGGGTTTCAAATGGCACCTGGTTGCCAAGACCGGCGGCAAGGGGGATCCCGATCTCGACAAGCAATTGGCCGATCTGCCCCCTGAGGACCGGGCCAAGGCTGAGGCCGCCGCCAAGAAATGGCTCGGGACCAAATGACTTGACGCCAGCCCGGCCGCAGGGCACCCAGTCCCCAAATCCAGCGGCTAGAGTATGATCCGGAAAAGTGCGTAGCGGTTTTCCGAAAAGATCATGCTCAAACAACAACCTAAAGCGCGATGACGATTTATCCCAGTCTCATCGCGCTTTAGGGCCGAATTCTCCCCAATCAAGACTGATCCCATGCTGTATTCCGCAACTATCAACGTCATGGTCAAGGCCGCGCGCCGCGCCGGCCGCAGCCTCAAGCGCGATCTCGGCGAGATCGAGCACTTGCAGGTCTCGCTGAAGGGTCCGGCGAATTTCGTCTCGCTCGCAGACAAGCGCGCGGAGGAGATCCTCTACCAGGACCTCGCCAAGGCGCGGCCCGGCTACGGCTTCATCGGCGAGGAAGGTGGCACGCGGGACGGCACCGACAAGAGCCACACCTGGATCGTCGATCCCCTCGACGGCACCACCAACTTCCTGCATGGCATTCCGCAATTCGCGATCTCGATCGCGCTGGCGCGCGAGGGCACCGTGATCGCGGGCGTGATCTACAATCCCGCCAATGACGAGCTCTACATCGCTGAGCGCGGCAAGGGCGCCTTCCTCAACGACCAGCGCCTGCGGGTGGCCGGCCGCCGCCAGCTCAACGAATGCGTCATCGCCTGCGGCCTGCCCCATATCGGCCGCGGCGACCACGAATCCTTCCGCCGCGAGATGACGGCGATCCAGGACCAGGTCGCAGGGCTGCGCCGCTTCGGCGCCGCGTCCCTCGACCTCGCCTTCGTCGCCGCCGGCCGCCTCGACGGCTACTGGGAGCGCAATTTGCAGTCCTGGGACATCGCCGCCGGCATGATCATGGTGCGCGAAGCGGGCGGCACCGTGAGCGATATCGCGACGCCGGGTGATGCGCTGGTCACCGGCAACGTCGTCTGCGGCAATGAGTTCGTGCACGGGGAGCTGGTGAAGATTTTGCGGAAGTAAGGGGAAACTTTCCTCACTTCGTTCCTTCACGCCCCTTGCGTAAGACCGGACGAATGGAGGCCGCAACATCGCGGCCTCCGGTCTCACGTCGTACTGCAGATTACCACGCCACCCATTTGCGGCCGTGCCAATAGCCGCGGCCCTCGTGCTCGCGGAAGGCAAACTTTTCGCGCGGACCCCAGTGCCAATTGTCCTCGTGGACGACGACGCCTGCTTCGTGGGGAAAGTCGTAGGCCTCATGCGTGTGCCAGCAGGTGTGGCCCTGACACACGATTGCTGCCGACGCAGTGAAGGTCGACATCACAAGCACGCCGGTGCCGACAGCGGCAGCCGCAAGAATCTTCTTCAACATCTGGACGATCTCTCCGTGGACCCCCTAACCCCGCGGGCAAACACATTTGCCGGCGCCGGGTTCCGCCAGAGAAAGTGAAGCTTTCGTAGGGATTCTCGCTTCGGTGCACGAAGGCTCGGTCTGCAACGGCTAGGAATCATCATCGTCCGATTCCTCCTCACGATACTCGCCGCCAAGAGTCAGGCCCTCGATTGTCGTGGCGCCTTTCGACTTGATGACCCGGCGAAGCGGAACGGAGCTCTCGCTCCGCAATGCCTCCATCAGCTGTTCCGAATGGGTGACGATCCAGATGTCGGCGCGGCTTGAGGCCTTGGCGATCAGGCGGGCCAATGGCGCCAAGAGCGAGGGATGCAGGCTGGTCTCGGGCTCGTTCAGCGCGATGAACGGCGGAAGCCGATAGCCCATGAAGACCGCGAGCAGGCAAATGTATTTCAGCGTCCCGTCGGACAGTTCATGTGCCCTGAACGGCCGCGGCATATCCTCCAGTTGCAGGTCGAATTCGCAGAAACCATTTTCTTCCCATGCACGGAGCTCGGCGCCCGGGAAGGCATCCTGGATGGCATCCTGGAGGTCGGTGGCGTCTTCCCTGATGGTATAGAGCGTCGCCAGGGCCGCAGCCACATCGCTGCCATCGGCACTGAGCGAGGGCGTCGTGATCGCGAGACACGGCTTTCGTATCGGTGATGCCGGATCGGTGCGAAAGTCGTGATAGAAGCGCCAGCCCAGCATCGCGTTTCTGATTACATCGATCTCGGGGCATTCCTTGCCGTTGTAAAAGCCCGCGAGCGCCGGCTCAGACGGCAGCACCGCATCCTTGTGGCTGCTCCATGCGCCGCTGTCGGTGCGGACGCTGACGAGCGAGTTTTTCCGCTCCATCAGCAGAACCGTTCGTTTGCCCTGCGTCGCCTCGATGCTTTCGGTCTTGATCATCGGCTCGCCGGAAAACGCCGCCTCGAGCGGGCCGGGAAATCCGATCTCGATGGAATATCTGAGACGGTCGAACCTGACCGACAAGCGCAGTCGCCCATCCTCGCCGCGCTTGCGAAGACCGGACCAGCAGACCGAATTCAATCCGCCCTCATCGGCGATCGTGCGCGTGATCCGCCCGGCGGCCGCGTCGCGCAACAGCGAC
This region of Bradyrhizobium sp. CCGUVB1N3 genomic DNA includes:
- the fba gene encoding class II fructose-bisphosphate aldolase (catalyzes the reversible aldol condensation of dihydroxyacetonephosphate and glyceraldehyde 3-phosphate in the Calvin cycle, glycolysis, and/or gluconeogenesis), which codes for MARITLRQLLDHAAENEYGVPAFNINNMEQALAIMDAANQVDAPVIIQASRGARSYANDVMLKHMMDAVTEIYPHIPVCVHLDHGNEPATCMTAIQAGFTSVMMDGSLKADGKTPGDWGYNVGVTKTVTDMAHLGGISVEGELGVLGSLETGMGDKEDGHGAEGKLSHDQLLTNPDEAVKFVKETQVDALAIAMGTSHGAYKFTRKPDGDILAMNVIEEIHRKLPNTHLVMHGSSSVPQELQEIINANGGKMKPTWGVPVAEIQRGIKNGVRKINIDTDNRMAMTGQIRKVLKDNPEEFDPRKYLKPAMEAMTKLCKQRLQEFNTAGQASKIKRVLTTAEMAKRYAKGEFTPKIA
- a CDS encoding AAA family ATPase; this encodes MRPTDIAISNYRSIRRLSIPIHPLSVFVGENGVGKSNLYKSLSLLRDAAAGRITRTIADEGGLNSVCWSGLRKRGEDGRLRLSVRFDRLRYSIEIGFPGPLEAAFSGEPMIKTESIEATQGKRTVLLMERKNSLVSVRTDSGAWSSHKDAVLPSEPALAGFYNGKECPEIDVIRNAMLGWRFYHDFRTDPASPIRKPCLAITTPSLSADGSDVAAALATLYTIREDATDLQDAIQDAFPGAELRAWEENGFCEFDLQLEDMPRPFRAHELSDGTLKYICLLAVFMGYRLPPFIALNEPETSLHPSLLAPLARLIAKASSRADIWIVTHSEQLMEALRSESSVPLRRVIKSKGATTIEGLTLGGEYREEESDDDDS
- a CDS encoding thiamine phosphate synthase, encoding MSNNSAPARPAPRLYLATPLVDDPASLLGELPALLAAADVAAVLVRLKETDQRTMISRVKALAPVVQKTGAALLLDGHVELVARGGADGAHLTGIAALEEAMPSLKPDRIAGVGGLATRHDSMSAGEMGADYVLFGEPDADGQRPSVQAIAERLDWWAELFEPPCIGFATTLAEAFEFATAGADFVLVGDFIWADPRGPKAALIDAEAAIKKAYADAPANREHG
- a CDS encoding inositol monophosphatase family protein, translated to MLYSATINVMVKAARRAGRSLKRDLGEIEHLQVSLKGPANFVSLADKRAEEILYQDLAKARPGYGFIGEEGGTRDGTDKSHTWIVDPLDGTTNFLHGIPQFAISIALAREGTVIAGVIYNPANDELYIAERGKGAFLNDQRLRVAGRRQLNECVIACGLPHIGRGDHESFRREMTAIQDQVAGLRRFGAASLDLAFVAAGRLDGYWERNLQSWDIAAGMIMVREAGGTVSDIATPGDALVTGNVVCGNEFVHGELVKILRK
- a CDS encoding tetratricopeptide repeat protein yields the protein MKPLLSTSFLTLLLLATPATAQLSLTPPAATPSPAPEKPKDNSKENSKEKSAAKPHAITKKKEAAPAPKPSASPSPPPAATVIPAPATDNSNADLVYGAYQRGQYKTAFDLATARAQTGDPKAMTMLGQLYSNALGIKRDYAKANEWYKRASDAGDRQAMLELAMMRMAGRGGPVDKGDAVKLLASSAKLGEPKAAYNLALLYLDGQTLPQDVKRSAELLRQAADAGLPEAQYALATFYKEGTGVPKDIERAVRLLQAASLADNVDAEVEYAIALFNGTGTPKNMPAAVAMLRKAARQNSPIAQNRLALVLINGMGTQADKIEGFKWHLVAKTGGKGDPDLDKQLADLPPEDRAKAEAAAKKWLGTK
- a CDS encoding class I fructose-bisphosphate aldolase, encoding MNLTELNKIAQAMVTPGKGILAADESSGTIKKRFDAIGVESTEDNRRDYREMLFRSKDAMSQHISGVILYDETIWQNARDGTPLVKLIEESGAIPGIKVDEGTQALPMCAGELVTVGLDKLADRLKKYYERGARFAKWRAVIDIGSGTGGRGIPSMTAISVNAHALARYAALCQAAQIVPIVEPEVLMDGDHDIDRCYDVTQRVLNKTFQELRVQRVALEGMVLKPNMAVSGKKCGKQASVAEVAEKTVRLLKACVPAAVPGIAFLSGGQSDEEATAHLDAMNRLGPLPWRLTFSYGRALQAAPQKAWSGKAENVAAGQRAFAHRARMNALASRGEWDSGLEKKAA